DNA from Ovis aries strain OAR_USU_Benz2616 breed Rambouillet chromosome 15, ARS-UI_Ramb_v3.0, whole genome shotgun sequence:
TTTCATCCCATGGGCTGGCTGCTACTGGGCTAGTAGCAATGTTTACTTGACTTGAGAATTTAAATCCTAAGGTTTTGACGAGAACTTTtataaattatggtatatttaGCTGTTAATGTAATACTTCCCACAATTATTTTAAAGGGCAAAAGGCTGACCACCGAGTTCGGGGGATATCTGATTAAAAAGCTCTGCTCCCAGTGTATTAGAACATCAACGTGCACCTTCTGGCCATTGGAAATAGTGGCAGTATGGGCCTGAGCCTATGGGACAGGCTAATGCAAGTTTGGCAGGCTCGTCCAGGAACTTTTCCTATGCATTCgctctattttatgttttggcaCCTTTCACTTTGAAATCAAAACATACGTAATGCCTTTGGTGCTATACAACAAGCTTAAGTGGTCGTTCTAGGTGTgagagtgctcagtcatgtcggaatctgcgaccccatggactgcagcatgccacgcttccctggAGTTGGACACATCACCAGCTctcggagcctactcaaactcatatccatcgagttggtgatgccatccaaccatctcatcctttgtcatccccttctcctgtcttcagtctttcccagcatcagggtctgttccaatgaggcggttcttctcatgaggtggccaaagtactggagtttcagcttcagcatcagtccttccaatgaattttcaggactgatttcctttagaatggactggttggatctccttgcagggagCACTAGGTCGCTCTTTTGTCTTGGGGCATGTTTGTTTTTCCACCAGTCACACTACTTCCTTTGGCAGTATTACGAGCAATCAGAGGACCTCCTTGGTTACCTTAACTGTAGACAATGGCGAGCAAGAGGCACAGAGCAGCTCACACTCATCAGTAGCTGTATTCTCCAGGCCTGGAGATGGGATGGCATGGTATTTGAGGAACTCTCCCTATTTAGAATGGCTGTACTGACTCATATTTAGTGTACCCAACAGGAGCACCTCTATACAGGACTGGGATGAGCATGATCCCACCTAGTTTCAGGACAGTTATGCTCCAAGATACTAGCaatgaaactgggaaagaagcTAGCCATAGACTACTGACAAATCTGTCCTCCCCAAACCGTATTTTGCTGCCAGCCCCACCCCTATCAGTCACAAGTCTTATCTATCTCCTTATGTCTTCTGAATCCGACTTGTCTTCCATCCTCATGGTCCTGCCTCCTACCTTCCGCTGTACCCCTCAGCTAAGTCACAGCCTGGCCAGAGTACCTGTTTGCTCCAGGCTCATCTCCCACACAGCACCTCCCAACTTGCCTAACCTTCCCAAACTGGGTTTCCTAAATGCACATTTGCTCTTCTTTGTGGTTAGATCCCACTGACTCAATCACACCAAGGTTAACTGACTTGTCACCTGGGTGACAGTAATAGTTTACTTATATGTTCCGTACCAATAACTGAGCACAGAAGTTTAGTAAATGCTTTCTATTTTGCTTAATCCACACAATACTCCAAGGTaggtgcgtgtgtgctcagtacCCTTTAAGAAGTCACACAGCTATCCAAATTTCAAATCCGGCCTGAATCCTAAGACACTTTTCTATACCTTCAGTGTCTAGTAGAAATCAAAGTTTCCATATTTTAAGGCCTCCACGACATTAAAACCCACTGTTACCTTTCCCCATCAGTACCAATATGTTATGTCAATAAGTTATTAGCTTGTCCAACCAAGTGCCTTCCTGACCATTAACTCTCCATTATATAAATCAATCACATTTCCTCCACTGTGCTTCTTTACACTTGATCATCCCCAATATCCTGTAAAGGCTGTCATGACAAACTAGTCCCACAGAAAGTCATGGTTCCCGGCCCATTTATGACCCCACAGAGCAATACAACCCTGTACCAGACTAAACCTTTAAGTACAGTTTTAGTAAGCTTAAGTGCCACCTTAACTATTCTTTTGGTCACGTTTCTACCCCACGTTTTATGATGGGTCAAAAACACCTTCAAAATCCTGGGAAACAAACTATAGCAAATTATAACGTACTGTAATATTAAGAGGGTCCTGTCGGCACACAAGCATTGGTAATCTTGGTTTTGCAGGAGATACAAAACTCTAGAAAACCTGATTCTGGTTTCTGTCTTAAGTGTTactcgctcaggcgtgtctgactctttgtgaccctatggctgtagcccgccaggctcctctgctcgtgggattctccagacaagatactggagtgaggtgccgtttcctcctacaggggatcttcccaacccagggatcaaacctggtctcctgtattgcagtcagattgtctgagccaccagggaagccctttagcaTCCCTCTAATTTCTCTACAAGACACACTTCAAACCAGAAGGAAAATTATTAGCATTTCATGATGTATCTCTTTAAAGTTTAAGATTCCTATGCACAAGGATCTTTGAGTTCTGACAACTGATTTCTAGAATCCAAACCATGgatggggttcccaggtggtgcagtggtgaagaatccacctgccaatgcaagagacatgagtaaCTTCCCTGGGTTGTacagatctcctggagtaggaactggcaacccactccagcattcttgcctggaaaattccacagacagaggagggccacagtccatgggatcgctaaatGTGGGatacgactaagcacacacaaaccACTCTTATAAAGCCCTGGCATGTTGCCCCATTCCAACAGTTTGGTTTGAGAGAAATAAGTCAGGTGTAGAAAGTAAGTTCCCAAGAGCCACTCCCATCACTGTCCCATGTTTCCAAGGTGACCCAGAGATCTTGTTACGTAAAGAACGTTCCACATCATAACCGAGTTTCTGCTCCCTGAGCTCCATGGAACAGTTAAAGGCACATTCTCCCACTCACTGTAAATTCAGAACATACAATTCTAGGAGACCTTTCAACAATCAGATAAAGTTTCCTTATCAACAGGTATCCACACTGAGTGAGAAGCTTCAAATTATGTAACCAGCCAAGGCCTGTAAGTGCTGGTGTTACCTCTTTGTACTTTGAGGGGAGTTGGCAGAGGAACCCAGGTCCTAATACCCGTACTCTAGAATCTATTAGGTGGGTTTATGTACAGGTAGGGAGATAGAAATGCAAAAGAACCTACACTCAAACCAGAAGAGAAAAGCACTTAACATTTAATAAATTTCCCAGCATGTGGCTTCAAGCCACCAGGACACAAGCCCCACCTACACTCTTAATCTTCTCCTCAGCTCTTCTACTGAAGAATTTGGCCTTCACGATGACAGGCTGCTTTGGGAGCTTTCCTTTCCCCAGAACTTTGTAGTAACcctagaaaaacagagaaaagggtTTATAATGCACCACGGCAGTCACCAAGAGTATAAAGAAAGAGTCCTGTCAATCCACTCCATCTAGGAGCCAGGGAAGGCATGTTTCTGATCTGGGCACTCACGGGGGCACCGATTGCCCTCGCCAGTGAATCAAGACCAGCAGGTTCTATCCGAGTACTCTAGCACACCAGGACAAAAGCTGTCGGGATGTGACTCTAGTCTCGGACAGAGCTCAAACCCCCTTTTCCTATTCAATTACCACTTGataagcaaaaaaggaaaaaatcacatTTCTAATAATGTCCCAAGAAGCCAGGGTCATCAGAACTGCTCAAAGAACAGGCTGAGAAAGGCAATTTTAACTTTACTCAAAGTCTCCTCAGGGTTCTGACTACCTCCATATCCATGGAGGGTAAGGAACACAAGGACCAGACTCCTAATAATATACAAAAATGCCTTTTTGGGGTGCAGGGTGGGATCTCTTCAGATAATGTTTGGCCTTAAATATCAACTGAACATATTAGGACTGTATTTTATTAGAACATGAAGGGTGAAGGGCTGTGCCTCATTGTAGTCTTGTGTAAAACAGACCAGAGCCAGCTAAAGTAAATTACTACTTACGTTCGGATGGGAAACCAGGGTATTGACAGTAGGAATAAGATATCTGATCAGATAAAAAttcaagtgaaaaatgaagtaaatgaagcagagtaaAGTATCACTCTTCAAAGGTTTTACATGATCACAACTGAACAagagttcagttctgttcagtgcCTACCCATGGAAGTTCTACTGAATGGACTGTCTAGTAGGTAGCTGGGTGTATATTATGCAGAATTTTGAAAGGCACATAAAAGGTAAAAATAGTCACTTACTGATCGAACCACATCGATGATAGGAGCAGCTCCTGTCTTGTTCTTGGCAGCATTTACTCGTGTCTGCTCACTAACCAAGGTCCACAATTTATCAAGATTGACAGTCGGGCAGAAACTCTGGTTCCTCTTTAAGTGGTAATGCCTCATACCAACTTTCCCAAAGTACCCTGGGTGACTGGGAAAACAAGGCAACCATGTTCATTACCTCACTCCAACTGAGCTATGTTTTccatcttcacagtccatttCCCTCCATTTCAGTGTACACTGTTCACTTGTGCAGAACACCAACCTAGCAGGAACTCCACTTGTCGAGTAAAACAAATCTTAACACTAGAATTCAGGTCACTTGAGAGCTTCTACACCCTCCTATCACACCAGACTCCTAACAAGTAGTTTTAATACCACCCCGATAAACTGTGGGCATAAACAGATCTAAAGGCTGTGTAAGTCGACCTGATGCATGTCACTAACCTGGTGACTGACTATGCCATAAGGGCCACAGCCAGTGAATAAGGTCAGCAGTTACTCTTCGAGGACTCTAGCACACTAAGGCAACAGTGGATACCCAAGCGTGACTCTAGCCTCGACAAGTGATGACAAGTTCAGCTCACATCAAACataaactagagaaaaaccagCAATAGACAAGGTTCGTGAGTAGTGAGACTTGCTTCCCGCTGAAGTCTTTCTTTACCTACCCTCTACCCCTAAATCCCAAACTAGTAGTGTCAGTAGGACAGTGTGAAAACCACTCACTATTTGTCGAAGTTGATCCTATGATGATGCATGCCACCAGCATTACCTCGGCCTCCCGGGTGTTTCCGGTGTTTGCCTGCAGGAACACATAGCTACATGGCTAAAATAGCCTTCTCCAACCCGTCAATATTATTGTAGCAAAAGCATTTCCCCATACTTCTGGGCCTTTGTTTAATATCTCTTCCAGCAATGTTGCTCCTTCAAGACTCTTGGGATAAATATCACTTTGCAGTGTTCCACATAACACTAACACAGTACTTCATGCCTTCAACCAATTCAATACTGGGTCTCGTTCCATTTCCAACCCCCCAACTCATTCTCTGTAACAGGAGCACAGAAGATTCTCAAATAAAAAGCCAACAGCTAATGATCCAGTTCAATCCAACTCGACCGCATGAGCTCTGACAAACCCACTTCACTTAGCTACCTACTGACAAGCAAGCAGCCGGCAGGGACAGTCCAAGGTCGACCAGAATGGGGAAACAGCACTTACCGATGCGGCCGTGGCCGTGGCTCACGTGGCCCCTAAGTTTCCGGGTCTTCCTTAGTCTGGATGGCTGTATGGGAAAAGGTACTTAATGAGAAGGCCGAAGAGAAGCGGGGCAGGGGGCGAAAGCGTGCCAGTCTGTGAGGGACCCGCAAGCCTAGGGGTTTGCTCCGTGGCGCCGTCAGCAAAACTGAGGTTACAAGCCACGCCTGGAACCGTGCGGCCTCATCAGGGAAGAGCCCGGGCGCCCCGGCCCGCGTGTCTCGAGAATCCAAGTTCCTGGATGAACACGCGGCCCTAGCTTCCCCGCCCTGCTCCGGGCCCATGCCGGCCACTCCGCCCCGCGGCTGGCCTTGCGCAGCCTTAGAAGACCAGGGCAAGCTCGGGAGTAGATGGCTGGAGTGCTTGGTGAGTAAAGCTCGCGGGTTGAGACTACGACTACGCGGACCATCCTCACGAACCACCTACCATGTCGGCGGCCTAGACGAAAGAGGAAAGCCTCCCCGAAGTCTCGCGATCTATCGAGCACGGGGGCGGAGTTATCGCCTCACTTCCTGTCTGGGAGGCAGGGTCGCGGGCGGGGCCTCTTTGGCGTCGCGGGTCTCGCGCGACTCCGGGTCTTGCGTTTTCCTTTTCCGGTGGCCTCCCTGTTAATTACAGAGCTGTTCCGGAGGCTGCAGTGTGCCGTGTATCGTTTCTGTGATGTCCCGCGGGCGCTCGCGCTCAGAGGCTGATATCTGTCTCGGAAGGCGGGGTTTGGCGCCTTAAAGTGCATTCGGTTGCGGCTTTGTTGGGCCGGGCTTTTTTCCCAGCGCCAAGGCCCCGGAGTCGGCCGGGGCCACCGTGTTTCTCAGCTCCTCACCAACCGCCCCATACCTGAGCGACCCCGCGCTTCTCGCTGTGTTCCTGGAGGTCGTCTTGGCCCGGGCGGTAGCGGTTGCTTGCTGCATTGAGGGACTATTTGACCCTCAGTGTGCCCACCCggtctctctctctgctccctttcAAGTCTTCGTAGATGTCTCTACCACCCTCTGGGACTTGCTCGGCCCACACTCCTGAGTGGGCTCAag
Protein-coding regions in this window:
- the RPL27A gene encoding large ribosomal subunit protein uL15, whose protein sequence is MPSRLRKTRKLRGHVSHGHGRIGKHRKHPGGRGNAGGMHHHRINFDKYHPGYFGKVGMRHYHLKRNQSFCPTVNLDKLWTLVSEQTRVNAAKNKTGAAPIIDVVRSGYYKVLGKGKLPKQPVIVKAKFFSRRAEEKIKSVGGACVLVA